The genomic window TTGTAATTATTGATGGACCTCAGCTTCTCCAGCACTGGGTGGGGTTCTGAGGGAGCAGACCCAGAATTGTTCTGAGACTGCCCCACTCCATTACCATCTACCCCATTATGCCCAAACCCATTGCCACGGTTCCGGGGTGCTACCCAACGGGTGGGCTGGGCTGCTTGTTGTTGCACAGAAAGCTGGGTAGGTTGTGGTGGTGGCGGTGGAGGCAAAGGCTGTGGCTGTTGCCCTGCTGCAGCCTGCACCACTGGTGGGCTATTATTTATCTGCTGACCTACAGGCTGAGGTGATACCTGGGTTGGCTGCTGCCCAATATTCTGAACCAAAGCCTGAGAAGGGGCTTTTGCTACAGGACCCTTGTTATCCCAAGTTCCAATATCCATGTTATGTTTTATTGGGGGTGGTGGAAGACTTGACCCTGCCATGCCATTCTTGGTCTTCAGTTTAGGCTGTTGTTTTGCAGGCTTACTCGCAATATCAGCCCAAGATGTTGGTTTGGGAGGAGCAATAGTGGCTGGTGGCAAACTATTGGATGCCACTATGTTACTAGTAATGGATCCACTGCCAACTGCAGAGCCAACAACTTTTGGAACATTGCTTGTAACATCTGTGCTGCCCAGCTTCAGTGCTGCCATCCCTTGATCTATAGTATTCATACCGGGAGCCTTATTCAGGGTCTCATTGGCAAAAGCTGACTGTCCATCAATCATGGCTCCACCTAAGGAGCTAGGTGCATAAGCATAATTGCTACTATATCCAGAGCTTTGAGTAGACTGTCCCTGAGAACTGTTATTCCCCCAAGCTGAGAAGTCTATCCCActgggaaagaaattaaaaccatgcTGACCAAGAAATGGAGTGCTGCCTAGAGCCCCTGGTTGTCCAAACATAGCATCAGGTAGAAAGTGGGGCTCTCCATTGCTGAGCTGTCCATAGGATGTTAAGTAGGGCATGGGTGGGTCACCCCCAGTAGACCAGGCAGCTTCACCCAATGAATAAGAGAAGCCTATTGAAGGACTGTAGTAGCTTGGTAGGTAAGAGTCTGACATGGCTGTATATGCATTATTCTGTGgggggggaaaaaagcaagaaaatcagaACAAAGGAATACAAACTGAATACTTTTGTTTATACACGCAAAAATACAAAACCCTCCTTTCCTATC from Monodelphis domestica isolate mMonDom1 chromosome 4, mMonDom1.pri, whole genome shotgun sequence includes these protein-coding regions:
- the YTHDF2 gene encoding YTH domain-containing family protein 2 isoform X3, with translation MSASSLLEQRPKGQGNKVQNGSVHQKDGLNDDDFEPYLSPQARPNNAYTAMSDSYLPSYYSPSIGFSYSLGEAAWSTGGDPPMPYLTSYGQLSNGEPHFLPDAMFGQPGALGSTPFLGQHGFNFFPSGIDFSAWGNNSSQGQSTQSSGYSSNYAYAPSSLGGAMIDGQSAFANETLNKAPGMNTIDQGMAALKLGSTDVTSNVPKVVGSAVGSGSITSNIVASNSLPPATIAPPKPTSWADIASKPAKQQPKLKTKNGMAGSSLPPPPIKHNMDIGTWDNKGPVAKAPSQALVQNIGQQPTQVSPQPVGQQINNSPPVVQAAAGQQPQPLPPPPPPQPTQLSVQQQAAQPTRWVAPRNRGNGFGHNGVDGNGVGQSQNNSGSAPSEPHPVLEKLRSINNYNPKDFDWNLKHGRVFIIKSYSEDDIHRSIKYNIWCSTEHGNKRLDAAYRSMNGKGPVYLLFSVNGSGHFCGVAEMKSAVDYNTCAGVWSQDKWKGRFDVRWIFVKDVPNSQLRHIRLENNENKPVTNSRDTQEVPLEKAKQVLKIIASYKHTTSIFDDFSHYEKRQEEEENVKKDQI
- the YTHDF2 gene encoding YTH domain-containing family protein 2 isoform X2, with the protein product MSASSLLEQRPKGQGNKVQNGSVHQKDGLNDDDFEPYLSPQARPNNAYTAMSDSYLPSYYSPSIGFSYSLGEAAWSTGGDPPMPYLTSYGQLSNGEPHFLPDAMFGQPGALGSTPFLGQHGFNFFPSGIDFSAWGNNSSQGQSTQSSGYSSNYAYAPSSLGGAMIDGQSAFANETLNKAPGMNTIDQGMAALKLGSTDVTSNVPKVVGSAVGSGSITSNIVASNSLPPATIAPPKPTSWADIASKPAKQQPKLKTKNGMAGSSLPPPPIKHNMDIGTWDNKGPVAKAPSQALVQNIGQQPTQVSPQPVGQQINNSPPVVQAAAGQQPQPLPPPPPPQPTQLSVQQQAAQPTRWVAPRNRGNGFGHNGVDGNGVGQSQNNSGSAPSEPHPVLEKLRSINNYNPKDFDWNLKHGRVFIIKSYSEDDIHRSIKYNIWCSTEHGNKRLDAAYRSMNGKGPVYLLFSVNGSGHFCGVAEMKSAVDYNTCAGVWSQDKWKGRFDVRWIFVKDVPNSQLRHIRLENNENKPVTNSRDTQEVPLEKAKQVLKIIASYKHTTSIFDDFSHYEKRQEEEENVKKERQGRVK
- the YTHDF2 gene encoding YTH domain-containing family protein 2 isoform X1 codes for the protein MSASSLLEQRPKGQGNKVQNGSVHQKDGLNDDDFEPYLSPQARPNNAYTAMSDSYLPSYYSPSIGFSYSLGEAAWSTGGDPPMPYLTSYGQLSNGEPHFLPDAMFGQPGALGSTPFLGQHGFNFFPSGIDFSAWGNNSSQGQSTQSSGYSSNYAYAPSSLGGAMIDGQSAFANETLNKAPGMNTIDQGMAALKLGSTDVTSNVPKVVGSAVGSGSITSNIVASNSLPPATIAPPKPTSWADIASKPAKQQPKLKTKNGMAGSSLPPPPIKHNMDIGTWDNKGPVAKAPSQALVQNIGQQPTQVSPQPVGQQINNSPPVVQAAAGQQPQPLPPPPPPQPTQLSVQQQAAQPTRWVAPRNRGNGFGHNGVDGNGVGQSQNNSGSAPSEPHPVLEKLRSINNYNPKDFDWNLKHGRVFIIKSYSEDDIHRSIKYNIWCSTEHGNKRLDAAYRSMNGKGPVYLLFSVNGSGHFCGVAEMKSAVDYNTCAGVWSQDKWKGRFDVRWIFVKDVPNSQLRHIRLENNENKPVTNSRDTQEVPLEKAKQVLKIIASYKHTTSIFDDFSHYEKRQEEEENVKKVQLFFLMSS